From Juglans regia cultivar Chandler chromosome 8, Walnut 2.0, whole genome shotgun sequence, the proteins below share one genomic window:
- the LOC109004377 gene encoding putative leucine-rich repeat receptor-like serine/threonine-protein kinase At2g24130 produces the protein MECNQMTYIIKAKILLILFVSRVLPSASASVCEDLTDCLALLKFKEAITSDPKSYLQDWNKANSLCNWTGITCHPHLEDRVIALELINMGLQGTISPFLSNLSLLSTLSLYNNRFHGEIPTTLGRLSKLASLNLYINLLEGNIPPSLQGCQSLKILDLSSNYLSRIPKELGWMKNLMHLALSENSLTGVIPSFLSNLTGLIKLELAANFFTGKIPPQLGALAKMEILYLHINSLEGTIPNSLSNCTALREISMIQNLLIGDIPSELGEKLQNLQKLYLMNNSLSGKIPVALSNLSHLTLLDLSMNNFSGEVPQELGKLKNLEILYLHSNNLGGRFGNSSLSFLTALTNYSFLKKLHLGSCSFTGNLPDSVGALSKELYYFNILNNIVTGEIPGSIGNLSGLVRLTLQYNFLDGRIPATLGKLWQLQTLGLGKNRLFGLIPEDMGNMTNLGLLDASDNLLNGSIPFTLGNLSQLRYLFLSHNHLSGNLPIELTRCSLMMLLDLSFNALSGSIPREISSFSKLSLSLNLSNNNFQGEVPAGIGQLVYVLAIDLSENRLSGAIPSLIGSCISLEHLNLSHNMLDGTIPEALKLITHLKVLDLAHNQLTGDFPLWIINGQFLMNLNLSYNSLTGEVPNTIRFNRSSFMGNLGLCGGSDLLGLPRCEAQKQKKKRIKKFYHVLTITLSCTLLFFVLVAVFVYRFFFKKETVNLSRSKLMSSRINFGNRTFTQRELEIATAEFDEANLLGRGSYGSVYKAIIDDGNSVVAVKVLHGESIQSLKNCKRECQILSGIKHRNLVRMIGSAWSSQFMAIVLEYVGNGNLEQHLYPNGSEIGSCNLKLRDRLGIAIDVAHGLEYLHEYCLDQVIHCDLKPQNVLLDTDMVAHVADFGVGKLILADKLREHVSTTDFLRGSIGYIPPEYGLGIEVSTRGDVYSFGIMLLEMMTRKKPTSELFLDGADLRNWVDSAFPDHIMDVLDTSLKQEANSGDSRCALQRFEQCCVEMLDSGLMCTQENPQKRPLMSSVAQRLENIQKEQGYC, from the exons ATGGAGTGCAATCAGATGACCTATATCATCAAAGCAAAGATTTTGTTAATCTTATTCGTCTCTCGTGTTCTTCCATCAGCATCTGCATCTGTCTGTGAAGATCTAACCGATTGCCTAGCTCTTCTGAAGTTCAAAGAAGCCATAACAAGTGATCCCAAGAGTTATCTCCAAGATTGGAACAAAGCCAATTCCTTGTGCAACTGGACTGGTATTACATGCCATCCACATCTCGAAGATCGTGTCATTGCTCTTGAGCTCATTAACATGGGCTTACAGGGAACTATTTCACCATTCCTATCCAATCTTTCCCTTCTCAGCACCCTGTCTTTGTACAACAACCGTTTCCATGGAGAAATCCCAACTACCTTGGGAAGGCTTTCGAAATTAGCATCTTTGAATCTCTACATAAACCTGCTTGAAGGTAACATACCACCCTCACTTCAAGGCTGTCAAAGCTTGAAAATCTTGGATTTGAGTAGCAACTATCTATCTAGAATTCCGAAAGAACTTGGGTGGATGAAGAACCTGATGCACTTGGCTCTCTCTGAAAACAGCCTCACTGGAGTCATACCATCATTTCTATCAAACCTGACAGGCCTAATAAAATTAGAGTTGGCCGCAAATTTCTTCACTGGGAAGATCCCTCCACAGCTTGGAGCTCTCGCAAAGATGGAGATTTTGTACTTACACATTAACTCTCTTGAGGGAACGATACCTAACTCGTTGAGTAACTGCACCGCATTACGTGAAATTTCGATGATTCAGAATCTTTTAATTGGAGACATCCCTTCAGAATTGGGTGAAAAGCTCCAAAACTTGCAAAAGTTGTACTTGATGAATAACAGTCTCTCTGGGAAAATTCCAGTGGCCCTCTCAAATCTTTCCCATCTGACACTCCTTGATCTGAGCATGAACAACTTCAGTGGGGAAGTTCCACAGGAGTTGGGGAAGTTAAAGAACCTTGAGATTCTTTACCTTCATAGCAATAACCTTGGAGGCAGATTTGGCAACTCTTCCCTCAGTTTCTTAACAGCACTCACGAACTATTCGTTTCTGAAGAAATTGCACTTGGGTTCATGTTCGTTCACAGGAAATCTACCTGATTCCGTCGGCGCTCTTTCAAAAGAACTTTATTACTTCAACATTTTGAATAACATAGTAACAGGAGAGATTCCAGGAAGTATAGGCAATTTGAGCGGCCTTGTGCGCTTAACTTTGCAGTACAACTTTTTGGATGGAAGAATACCCGCAACACTCGGAAAGCTTTGGCAGTTGCAGACGTTAGGCTTGGGAAAAAACAGGCTTTTTGGGCTAATTCCCGAGGACATGGGGAACATGACTAATCTTGGTTTGCTGGATGCTAGTGATAATTTGCTTAACGGGTCGATTCCCTTTACACTTGGTAATCTCTCTCAACTAAGGTATCTTTTCTTGTCTCACAACCACTTGTCAGGAAACCTTCCCATTGAACTCACCCGATGTTCTCTTATGATGCTTCTTGATTTATCCTTCAATGCCCTAAGTGGGTCAATTCCCAGAGAGATCAGCAGCTTTTCCAAGttgtctctctcactcaacttgTCAAACAATAACTTTCAAGGAGAGGTGCCTGCAGGAATAGGGCAATTGGTATATGTGTTGGCAATAGACTTGTCAGAGAATAGGCTTTCCGGTGCCATACCAAGTTTAATTGGAAGTTGCATATCATTGGAGCATTTGAACCTGTCCCATAACATGCTTGATGGTACAATCCCCGAGGCCTTGAAGCTGATCACGCATCTGAAAGTGCTGGACTTGGCTCACAATCAATTAACTGGTGATTTTCCATTATGGATCATTAATGGCCAATTTCTCATGAATCTTAATTTATCCTACAATAGTTTGACGGGTGAAGTTCCAAACACTATAAGGTTCAATAGAAGCTCGTTCATGGGAAATTTGGGGTTGTGTGGTGGCTCTGATCTACTTGGTCTTCCTCGTTGTGAAGCtcagaagcaaaagaaaaagagaatcaAAAAGTTCTACCATGTCTTAACAATTACATTGAGTTGTAccctattattttttgtgttggtTGCTGTCTTTGTTTACCGTTTCTTCTTCAAGAAAGAAACTGTAAATCTATCACGTTCAAAACTAATGTCTTCTCGAATAAACTTTGGAAACCGAACTTTTACTCAAAGGGAACTTGAAATTGCAACAGCTGAGTTCGATGAGGCAAACTTATTGGGAAGGGGAAGCTATGGATCAGTTTATAAAGCAATCATTGACGATGGAAATTCTGTTGTGGCGGTAAAGGTTTTGCATGGAGAGTCTATTcagagtttgaaaaattgtaaaagagaATGCCAGATATTATCTGGAATCAAGCACCGCAATCTGGTTAGAATGATTGGATCCGCCTGGAGTTCACAGTTCATGGCTATAGTTTTGGAGTATGTGGGCAATGGGAACTTGGAACAACATCTTTATCCGAATGGATCAGAGATAGGCAGCTGTAACTTGAAATTGAGAGACAGGCTGGGAATAGCTATAGATGTTGCCCATGGATTGGAATATCTACACGAGTATTGTTTAGATCAAGTCATACATTGTGATCTGAAGCCACAAAATGTGCTTTTGGACACTGATATGGTCGCTCATGTTGCAGATTTTGGGGTTGGAAAACTCATTTTAGCTGACAAACTAAGAGAACATGTTAGCACAACAGATTTCCTACGAGGATCAATTGGTTATATACCCCCAG AATATGGACTGGGAATTGAAGTTTCCACTAGAGGAGACGTATATAGTTTTGGTATCATGCTGCTAGAGATGATGACTCGAAAGAAGCCCACAAGCGAATTGTTTTTAGATGGGGCTGATCTCAGGAATTGGGTGGATTCTGCATTTCCAGATCATATTATGGATGTTCTGGACACCTCATTAAAGCAGGAGGCAAATTCAGGGGATTCAAGGTGTGCTTTACAAAGGTTTGAGCAATGCTGCGTGGAAATGCTTGACTCAGGGTTGATGTGCACACAGGAGAATCCACAAAAACGACCACTCATGTCTTCGGTGGCACAAAGGCTGGAGAATATTCAGAAGGAACAAGGATATTGTTAG